From the Gymnogyps californianus isolate 813 chromosome 2, ASM1813914v2, whole genome shotgun sequence genome, one window contains:
- the NBEAL2 gene encoding LOW QUALITY PROTEIN: neurobeachin-like protein 2 (The sequence of the model RefSeq protein was modified relative to this genomic sequence to represent the inferred CDS: inserted 2 bases in 2 codons) → MASRERLYELWMLYFAKKDLSYLQQWLEAFVMNFEKIIALPSLEPRRPEESVSEIPVLPREVLQVLSQRLGQCVAQVPREEEGGGASLGQALLLLKFFIIICRNLENIQADKTPGFIPEVLKLLRVCASKVSLKSIQEDEQSRMQLESGMLYALHLCECLFDPYQTWRRQLSGEVISAKEKSKYKFAPAPLPPEFDAFFQESFQAGGQLPETLQLRLIHLFGAILSGSKPNALRAITPAAVEVLLGVLQRGGGGTPPVPKLLELALRGVVAVVHVLHGSSPGAGPVPLRVLLDGYFRVLNSDLPVASLAPEAAGGLIALRVLMLDAIPAMLSCEDRPVLQAVFLSNNCFEHIIRLLQNSKLYLSSSREAGEAQDEVPARPPDRDGLQQVFNGSSDAIAVHAIGVLTAIMSNSPSAKEVFKERIGYAHLYEVLRSQGQPTQRLLQELLNMAVEGDHSSFPVRPIRNEQPLLILLAWLPALACRELQVFLSGWLRRLCEASLPSRLTCVKAGMVGCLLGALATEPALPAACSENLLELLRALGSLSIRPGELRQLLRLLRHERGRGPHPYAAPVIRALSGMARVEGPPRALQCFDLTPGMAGIMVPTVQKWPGSAFAFHAWLCLSEEEPEPPVRPKRRQLYSFFTAGGTGFEAFFTAGGVLVVAVCTKKDYMTVALPEFAFNDSAWHCVDIVHVAGRRPFGQNIVSIYADGHLRKTAQLRFPSLHESFTSCCIGSAGHRTTTTTATAAGHPPASHGPELVFPPHPTLGRSQSVPAXLGPHAWTPTQPPTEGXVATTAAGSQDTEWGSPTSLEGHLGSVAIFCEALQQAQVKALFCAGPNVTSPFTLEGDLVELSSKLLLYYTPQACRNNICLDLSPSHGLDGRLTGHKVVNWDIKDVVNCVGGMGVLLPLLEQVASKKEEPEDEQETNDLVGPELTSSRNAQGLLIPLGKSSGEDLRGHRAGAVLLGWLEESEYVSAHLHEWIDLIFGYKQRGPAAVEALNVFYYCTYEGAVDLDAIADETQRKALEGIISNFGQTPCQLLKEPHPARLSAESAARRLARLDTRSPNVFENLDQLKSFFVEGISDGVALVQAVVPKNQAHSFITQGSPDVLVTVSANGLLGTHNWLPYDKNISNYFSFTKDPTVSNAKTQRFLQGPFAPGADLCSHTLAVSPDGKLLFSGGHWDNSLRVTLLAKGKVVGHITRHIDVVTCLALDLCGIYLISGSRDTTCMVWQVLQQGGFSSGLAPKPVQVLYGHDAEVTCVAISTELDMAVSGSKDGTIIIHTVRRGLFIRSLRPPGESSPPAVLSHLAVGPEGQVVAQTAVGQRACLKDRFALHLYSVNGKHLSTVPLDEEVTAMCLTEEFVVLGTMQCGLEIRDLQSLRAAVPPVPMRVPVHSVSVTKEKSHILVGLEDGKLIVVGAGQPAEVRPGQFHRRLWRSTRRISQVSAGETEYNPAEGKS, encoded by the exons ATGGCTTCCCGGGAGCGGCTCTACGAGCTTTGGATGCTCTACTTCGCCAAG AAGGACCTCTCCTACCTGCAGCAGTGGCTGGAAGCCTTCGTCATGAACTTCGAGAAGATCATCGCCCTGCCCTCGCTGGAGCCCAGGAG GCCGGAGGAGTCGGTGTCGGAGATCCCGGTGCTGCCGCGGGAggtgctgcaggtgctgagcCAGCGGCTGGGGCAGTGCGTGGCCCAGGTCCCgcgggaggaggagggtggcgGGGCCAGCCTGGGGCAGGCGCTGCTCCTCCTCAAGTTCTTCATCATCATCTGCAG gaaCCTGGAAAACATCCAAGCGGACAAAACCCCTGGCTTCATCCCGGAGGTGCTGAAGCTGCTGCGGGTCTGCGCGAGCAAGGTGAGC CTGAAGAGTATCCAGGAGGATGAGCAGAGCAGAATGCAGCTGGAGAGCGGGATGCTCTACGCCCTGCATCTCTGCGAGTGCCTCTTCGACCCCTACCAGACCTGGCGGCGGCAGCTGAGCGG GGAAGTCATCAGCGCGAAGGAGAAGAGTAAATACAAGTTCGCCCCGGCCCCTTTGCCCCCCGAGTTCGACGCCTTCTTCCAAG AGAGTTTCCAAGCCGGAGGGCAGCTCCCCGAAACACTCCAGCTCCGGCTTATCCATCTTTTTGGGGCCATCCTCTCCGGATCCAAG CCCAACGCGCTGCGGGCCATCACGCCGGCGGCGGtggaggtgctgctgggggtgctgcagcggggaggcggggggaccCCCCCGGTCCCCAAGTTGCTGGAGCTGGCGTTACGCGGCGTGGTGGCCGTGGTCCACGTGCTGCACGGCAGTAGTCCCGGCGCCGGCCCCGTGCCGTTGCGTGTCCTCCTGGATGGTTACTTCAGGGTGCTCAATTCGGACCTGCCCGTCGCTTCCTTGGCGCCGGAGGCGGCCGGTGGCCTCATCGCTCTTCGCGTGCTCATGCTGG ATGCCATCCCGGCCATGCTGAGCTGCGAGGACCGGCCGGTCCTCCAAGCCGTCTTTCTCAGCAACAACTGCTTCGAGCACATCATCCGGCTCCTCCAAAACAGCAAG CTCTACCTCAGCAGCTCACGGGAGGCAGGTGAAGCCCAGGACGAGGTCCCTGCGCGGCCGCCAGACAGGGATGGGCTCCAGCAG GTCTTCAACGGCAGCTCCGATGCCATCGCGGTCCATGCCATCGGGGTGCTCACCGCCATCATGAGCAATTCGCCCTCAGCCAAG GAGGTGTTCAAGGAGCGAATCGGCTATGCCCACCTCTACGAGGTGTTGAGGAGCCAAGGCCAGCCCACCCAACGCCTGCTCCAGGAGCTCCTCAACATG GCAGTGGAGGGCGACCACAGCTCCTTCCCGGTGCGCCCCATCCGCAACGAGCAACCCCTGCTCATCCTGCTGGCCTGGCTGCCGGCGCTGGCGTGCCGGGAGCTGCAGGTCTTCCTCTCGGGCTGGCTGCGGCGGCTCTGCGAAgcctccctgcccagccgcCTCACCTGCGTCAAGGCGGGCATGGTGGGCTGCCTGCTGGGTGCCTTGGCCACCGAGCCGGCGCTGCCGGCTGCCTGCTCCGAAAATTTACTGGAGCTGCTGCGGGCGTTGGGCAGCCTCTCCATCCGCCCCGGGGAGCTGCGGcagctgctgcggctgctgcggCACGAGCGGGGTCGGGGACCGCATCCCTACGCGGCGCCCGTCATCCGGGCGCTCTCAGGGATGGCACGGGTCGAGGGACCCCCCCGGGCACTGCAGTGCTTCGACCTGACACCCGGTATGGCGGGGATCATGGTGCCCACCGTCCAGAAGTGGCCCGGCAGTGCCTTCGCCTTCCACGCCTGGTTGTGCCTGAGCGAGGAGGAGCCTGAGCCACCAGTGAGGCCAAAGAGGAGGCAGCTCTACAG CTTCTTCACGGCCGGCGGGACGGGCTTTGAGGCGTTCTTCACCGCCGGCGGCGTGTTAGTGGTGGCCGTCTGCACCAAGAAGGACTACATGACGGTGGCATTGCCGGAGTTTGCCTTCAACGACTCGGCTTGG cACTGCGTCGACATTGTCCACGTCGCCGGCCGCCGGCCCTTCGGCCAGAACATCGTCAGCATCTACGCCGATGGGCACCTGCGGAAGACGGCGCAGCTccgcttcccctccctccacgAG tcCTTCACCTCCTGCTGCATCGGCTCCGCGGGCCACCggaccaccaccaccaccgccacCGCTGCTGGCCACCCACCGGCATCCCATGGGCCGGAGCTGGTCTTCCCTCCGCACCCCACGCTCGGCCGCTCCCAGTCCGTCCCCG CCCTGGGTCCCCATGCTTGGACCCCCACTCAGCCCCCCACCGAGG TGGTGGCCACTACAGCGGCCGGCAGCCAGGACACCGAGTGGGGCAGCCCCACCTCCCTGGAGGGTCACCTCGGCTCCGTAGCCATCTTCTGCGAGGCTCTGCAGCAAGCCCAGGTCAAGGCGCTCTTCTGTGCGG GACCAAACGTCACATCACCGTTTACGCTGGAAGGTGACTTGGTGGAGCTCAGCAGCAAGCTCTTGCTGTACTACACGCCACAG GCCTGCAGGAACAACATCTGCCTGGACCTCTCTCCCAGCCATGGCTTGGACGGGAGGCTGACAGGGCACAAGGTGGTCAACTGGGACATCAAG GACGTGGTCAACTGCGTGGGTGGGATGGGcgtgctgctgcccctgctcgAGCAAGTGGCGTCCAAGAAGGAGGAGCCCGAGGATGAGCAGGAGACCAACGACCTGGTGGGGCCAGAGCTGACGTCCTCCAGGAATGCCCAGGGCCTGCTCATCCCACTGGGCAAGTCCTCAGGTGAGGACCTCAGGGGACACAGAGCAGGAGCCGTCCTGCTCGGGTGGCTGGAG GAGTCAGAATATGTCTCAGCCCACCTCCACGAGTGGATCGACCTCATCTTTGGGTACAAGCAACGAGGCCCGGCCGCCGTGGAGGCCCTCAACGTCTTCTACTACTGCACCTATGAGG gggcCGTGGACCTGGATGCCATCGCTGACGAGACGCAGAGGAAGGCTCTGGAGGGCATCATCAGCAACTTTGGGCAGACGCCCTGCCAGCTGCTCAAG gaacCCCATCCCGCCCGGCTGTCAGCAGAGAGCGCTGCCCGGAGGCTGGCCCGCCTCGACACCCGCTCGCCCAACGTCTTCGAGAACCTGGACCAGCTCAAGTCCTTCTTTGTGGAG GGCATCAGCGATGGGGTGGCCCTGGTGCAAGCTGTGGTCCCCAAGAACCAGGCGCACTCCTTCATCACTCAGGGATCACCCGACGTCCTG GTCACCGTGAGCGCCAACGGCTTGTTGGGGACCCATAACTGGTTACCCTACGACAAGAACATCTCCAACTACTTCAGCTTCACCAAAGACCCCACCGTCTCCAACGCAAA GACCCAGCGCTTTCTGCAGGGCCCCTTCGCCCCCGGCGCGGACCTCTGCTCCCACACGCTGGCCGTGTCCCCCGACGGGAAGCTGCTCTTCAGCGGGGGACATTGGGACAACAGCCTCCGCGTCACCTTGCTGGCCAAAGGGAAGGTCGTTGGGCACATCACCCGGCACATAG ATGTTGTCACCTGCCTGGCGCTTGACCTCTGCGGCATCTACCTCATTTCTGGGTCCCGGGACACCACCTGCATGGTGTGGCAGGTCCTACAGCAG GGTGGGTTTTCCAGCGGCTTGGCTCCCAAACCCGTCCAGGTCCTGTACGGCCACGACGCCGAGGTGACGTGCGTGGCCATCAGCACCGAGCTGGACATGGCGGTGTCGGGCTCCAAG GATGGCACCATCATCATCCACACCGTCCGCCGGGGTCTCTTCATCAGGTCCCTGCGGCCGCCCGGCGAGAGCTCGCCACCCGCCGTCCTCTCCCACCTAGCCGTGGGGCCGGAGGGGCAGGTGGTCGCCCAGACCGCCGTGGGTCAACGAGCCTGCTTGAAG GACAGGTTTGCGCTGCACCTCTACTCGGTGAACGGGAAGCACCTCTCCACGGTCCCGCTGGACGAGGAGGTGACGGCCATGTGCCTGACGGAGGAGTTCGTGGTGCTGGGGACCATGCAGTGCGGGCTGGAGATCCGTGACCTCCAGAG CCTCAGGGCGGCCGTGCCCCCCGTGCCCATGCGGGTGCCCGTCCACAGCGTGTCCGTCACCAAGGAGAAGAGTCACATCTTGGTGGGGTTGGAGGATGGCAAGCTCATCGTGGTGGGGGCTGGGCAGCCCGCTGAG GTGCGGCCGGGCCAGTTCCACCGGCGGCTGTGGCGCTCCACGCGGCGCATCTCCCAGGTCTCGGCCGGCGAGACGGAGTACAACCCCGCCGAGGGCAAGTCCTAG